A region from the Sphingomonas sp. S2-65 genome encodes:
- a CDS encoding Rne/Rng family ribonuclease, with amino-acid sequence MTMRMLIDARHREETRVAVVKGNRIEEFDFESAERKQLKGNIYLAKVTRVEPSLQAAFVDYGGNRHGFLAFSEIHPDYYQIPKEDREALLREEAEHAAEEAALRAQEDGDDDYDDHLEADADGEDGVEVVERPGDDEDDSEHDEASEEGGEERGRGRRRGKRSGNGDEADALRQRRMNLRRRYKIQDVIRRRQVLLVQVVKEERGNKGAALTTYLSLAGRYCVLMPNTAHGGGISRKISSAADRKRLKGIMADLKLPPSMGCIVRTAGLQRTKTEIKRDFDYLARLWDGIREETLKSSAPALVYGDSDLLKRAIRDIYNKDIDEVIVEGEDGYRQAKEFMRLLMPSHARKVKQYAHAVPLFQRAGVEDQLSAMYHPVVQLKSGGYLVINPTEALVSIDINSGRSTREHNIEQTATQTNLEAAQEIARQLRLRDMAGLVVIDFIDMDHSSNVRKVEKAMKEALKNDRARIQVGRISAFGLMEMSRQRLRTGVLEASTRTCPHCEGSGLVRTASSAGLSALRMIEDEAARGRGSQITLRASQEAAFYLLNRKRAELAEIEDRYGVLVEVVADGEIEGARMSVEAAGPPPAYAPKIEQLIEEPEEEEYVEEIDEDEEEEGEAEAEAEAKAPRQREDAEGEGEGRGKRRRRRRGRGRRGREHEAGGEEEAADGESDADSGEDEAEEAVEVAADAEPRGEEESEAGRKRRRRGRRGGRRGAAGAEEAVADAAGAVEDEPAPAAEPARDAEPVIEAPQAEEAEPAPKPKRSRRKKADPAAEAPAEAAPVEAVTQAPEAEEPAAKPKRTRRKKADAIAEAVTAEAPAEAEPAAEPAPKPKRTRRKAAAAAPAEAAPEAEAEAQVPEADVAPEAAAPSEGDEGATEEAGDGQSPRRGWWQRTFGA; translated from the coding sequence ATGACCATGCGTATGCTGATCGACGCACGCCACCGGGAGGAAACCCGCGTGGCTGTCGTCAAAGGGAACCGGATCGAGGAATTTGATTTCGAGTCCGCCGAGCGCAAGCAGCTCAAGGGCAATATCTACCTAGCCAAGGTTACCCGCGTCGAGCCGTCGCTTCAGGCGGCGTTCGTCGATTACGGCGGCAACCGCCACGGCTTTCTCGCTTTCAGCGAAATTCACCCCGACTATTACCAGATTCCCAAGGAAGACCGCGAAGCACTGCTGCGCGAAGAGGCCGAGCATGCCGCCGAGGAAGCCGCACTGCGCGCCCAGGAAGACGGCGACGACGACTATGACGATCACCTGGAGGCGGATGCCGACGGTGAGGACGGCGTGGAAGTCGTAGAGCGTCCGGGCGACGACGAGGACGACTCCGAGCACGACGAAGCCTCCGAGGAAGGCGGTGAAGAACGTGGCCGCGGCCGCCGCCGCGGCAAGCGCAGCGGCAATGGCGACGAAGCCGACGCACTGCGTCAGCGCCGCATGAACCTGCGCCGCCGCTACAAGATCCAGGACGTGATCCGCCGCCGCCAGGTGCTGCTGGTCCAGGTCGTCAAGGAAGAGCGCGGCAACAAGGGCGCGGCGCTGACCACCTATCTGTCGCTCGCCGGCCGCTATTGCGTGCTGATGCCGAACACCGCGCATGGCGGCGGCATTTCGCGCAAGATCAGCTCGGCCGCCGACCGCAAGCGCCTCAAGGGCATCATGGCGGACCTCAAGCTGCCGCCCTCGATGGGCTGCATCGTCCGCACTGCCGGGCTTCAGCGCACCAAGACCGAGATCAAGCGCGACTTCGATTATCTCGCCCGGCTGTGGGACGGGATACGCGAGGAGACGCTGAAGTCCTCGGCGCCCGCGCTCGTCTATGGTGATTCGGATCTGCTCAAGCGCGCGATCCGCGACATCTACAACAAGGATATCGACGAGGTGATCGTCGAAGGCGAGGATGGCTATCGCCAGGCCAAGGAGTTCATGCGGCTGCTGATGCCCAGCCATGCCCGCAAGGTGAAGCAATATGCCCATGCCGTGCCGCTGTTCCAGCGCGCCGGGGTCGAGGACCAGCTCTCGGCGATGTACCATCCGGTGGTGCAGCTCAAATCGGGCGGCTATCTGGTGATCAACCCGACCGAGGCCCTGGTCTCGATCGACATCAACTCGGGCCGCTCCACGCGCGAGCACAATATCGAGCAGACCGCGACCCAGACCAATCTCGAGGCCGCCCAGGAAATCGCCCGCCAGCTTCGCCTGCGCGACATGGCCGGCCTGGTGGTGATCGATTTCATCGACATGGATCACTCGTCCAACGTCCGTAAGGTCGAGAAGGCGATGAAGGAGGCGCTGAAGAACGATCGCGCCCGCATCCAGGTCGGCCGCATCTCGGCATTCGGCCTGATGGAAATGAGCCGCCAGCGCCTGCGCACCGGCGTGCTCGAAGCTTCGACCCGCACCTGCCCGCATTGCGAGGGTTCGGGCCTGGTCCGTACCGCGTCGTCGGCTGGCCTATCGGCACTGCGCATGATCGAGGACGAGGCTGCCCGCGGCCGCGGCTCGCAAATCACGCTGCGCGCCAGCCAGGAAGCCGCCTTCTATTTGCTCAACCGCAAGCGCGCCGAACTGGCCGAGATTGAGGACCGCTATGGCGTGCTGGTCGAGGTCGTGGCCGATGGGGAGATCGAGGGTGCGCGCATGTCGGTGGAGGCTGCTGGGCCGCCGCCCGCCTATGCGCCGAAGATCGAGCAGCTGATCGAAGAGCCCGAGGAAGAAGAGTACGTCGAGGAGATCGACGAAGACGAAGAGGAAGAAGGCGAGGCGGAAGCCGAGGCCGAAGCCAAGGCACCGCGCCAGCGCGAAGATGCAGAGGGCGAGGGTGAAGGCCGCGGTAAGCGTCGTCGCCGCCGTCGCGGGCGTGGCCGTCGCGGTCGCGAGCACGAAGCCGGTGGTGAAGAAGAAGCCGCCGACGGCGAGTCCGACGCCGACTCCGGTGAAGACGAGGCGGAGGAAGCCGTCGAGGTGGCGGCCGACGCGGAGCCGCGTGGCGAGGAAGAGAGCGAAGCCGGCCGCAAGCGCCGCCGTCGTGGCCGCCGGGGCGGTCGCCGTGGCGCGGCTGGTGCCGAGGAGGCAGTTGCCGATGCCGCGGGAGCCGTGGAGGACGAGCCAGCACCCGCGGCCGAGCCGGCACGCGATGCCGAGCCGGTAATCGAGGCCCCGCAGGCCGAGGAAGCCGAGCCCGCGCCCAAGCCGAAGCGCAGCCGCCGCAAGAAGGCCGATCCGGCCGCAGAGGCTCCGGCCGAGGCAGCGCCGGTCGAAGCGGTAACGCAAGCGCCGGAAGCGGAAGAGCCTGCGGCCAAGCCGAAGCGCACTCGCCGCAAAAAGGCCGATGCGATTGCCGAAGCCGTAACTGCCGAAGCTCCCGCCGAAGCGGAACCGGCTGCCGAGCCCGCGCCCAAGCCCAAGCGCACTCGCCGCAAGGCTGCGGCCGCGGCGCCGGCAGAAGCAGCGCCCGAAGCGGAAGCCGAAGCACAGGTGCCCGAAGCCGATGTCGCGCCCGAGGCCGCAGCACCGTCCGAGGGCGATGAAGGCGCCACCGAAGAGGCCGGCGACGGACAGTCGCCGCGCCGCGGCTGGTGGCAGCGCACCTTCGGCGCCTGA
- a CDS encoding M48 family metalloprotease, which translates to MRAGFKRLAALLALLCLTSFAARPAMAQSMLRDAETEAWLTDISRPLFQAAGLSPANAKVVLIQDPSINAFVAGGQIVYIHTGLLDAADSANQVQGVIAHEIGHIVGGHAVFQNDGGYTNISILSLLLGVAAIAAGSPEAGTGMMMMGQRAAIGKYLAYSRVQESSADAAGARYLGTAGITGKGMLSFFDKLTKQMHSYGYYSTSPEVDPFAQTHPMSQQRVETLTADLQGNAAWNKPPNQDFEQRFKRIQAKLRGYVNEPQTTLRLYPSTDESLPAHYARAYAYHKSGYPDQAAAETTALVKAAPEDPYFLELEGQILLESGKPAEALAPLREATRRSNNQPLIAATFGHALLATEDRANLPEAEMILRQAVARDRENPFAWVNLGTVYDRKGDQPRTALATAERATLMGDNRTALISARAAMSGLPQGSSEWIRAQDIMMVSQNAMEDDKRNKRRGD; encoded by the coding sequence ATGAGGGCGGGGTTCAAGCGTTTGGCGGCGTTGCTCGCGCTGCTCTGCCTCACAAGTTTCGCCGCGCGCCCGGCCATGGCGCAATCGATGCTGCGCGATGCCGAGACCGAGGCTTGGCTCACTGACATCTCGCGCCCGTTGTTCCAGGCAGCGGGGCTTTCGCCGGCCAATGCCAAGGTCGTGCTGATCCAGGACCCGTCGATCAACGCCTTCGTCGCCGGCGGTCAGATCGTCTATATTCATACCGGGCTGCTGGACGCTGCGGATAGCGCCAACCAGGTTCAGGGCGTGATCGCCCATGAGATCGGCCACATCGTCGGCGGTCATGCCGTGTTCCAGAACGACGGCGGCTACACCAACATCTCGATCCTCAGCCTTCTGCTCGGCGTCGCGGCGATAGCCGCCGGCTCGCCCGAAGCCGGCACCGGCATGATGATGATGGGCCAGCGCGCCGCGATCGGCAAATACCTCGCCTATAGCCGCGTCCAGGAGTCCTCCGCGGACGCCGCCGGTGCACGCTATCTCGGCACCGCAGGCATCACCGGCAAGGGCATGCTGAGCTTCTTCGACAAGCTGACGAAGCAGATGCATAGTTATGGCTATTACTCGACCAGCCCCGAGGTAGATCCGTTCGCACAGACGCACCCGATGTCGCAGCAGCGCGTCGAGACGCTCACCGCCGATCTTCAGGGCAATGCCGCCTGGAACAAGCCGCCGAACCAGGATTTCGAGCAGCGTTTCAAGCGCATCCAGGCGAAGCTGCGCGGTTATGTGAACGAACCCCAGACGACGCTGCGCCTGTACCCGAGCACCGACGAGTCGTTGCCGGCGCATTATGCCCGTGCCTATGCCTATCACAAATCGGGCTATCCCGATCAGGCGGCGGCCGAGACCACCGCGCTCGTCAAGGCGGCGCCCGAAGACCCCTATTTCCTCGAACTCGAGGGGCAGATATTGCTCGAGTCCGGCAAGCCCGCCGAGGCGCTGGCACCGCTGCGCGAAGCGACCCGGCGCTCGAACAACCAGCCGCTGATCGCCGCGACGTTCGGCCACGCGCTGCTCGCCACCGAAGACCGTGCGAACCTGCCTGAGGCCGAGATGATCCTGCGGCAGGCGGTGGCGCGCGACCGCGAGAACCCGTTCGCGTGGGTCAATCTCGGCACCGTCTACGACCGCAAGGGCGATCAGCCACGCACGGCGCTCGCCACTGCCGAACGGGCTACGCTGATGGGCGACAACCGCACCGCGCTGATCAGCGCCCGAGCCGCGATGAGCGGGCTGCCCCAGGGATCCTCCGAATGGATCCGCGCGCAGGACATCATGATGGTGTCGCAAAACGCCATGGAAGACGACAAGCGCAACAAGCGCAGGGGCGATTGA
- a CDS encoding UvrB/UvrC motif-containing protein translates to MTTTLAELQQRMEAAAEALDFEEARRLRDQINLLRGGAGSEQAALADTAGLTRQQPGAMGLGTSQQRMTPPAGWKPPRKPDPMTKGRNRR, encoded by the coding sequence ATGACCACTACGCTCGCCGAGCTGCAGCAGCGCATGGAGGCAGCCGCCGAGGCGCTGGACTTCGAGGAAGCGCGGCGGCTGCGCGACCAGATCAACTTGCTGCGCGGCGGCGCCGGTTCCGAACAGGCGGCACTTGCCGACACGGCGGGCCTGACGCGGCAGCAGCCCGGCGCGATGGGGCTGGGGACCAGCCAGCAGCGGATGACGCCGCCGGCGGGATGGAAGCCGCCGCGCAAGCCCGATCCGATGACCAAGGGGCGCAACAGGCGGTAA
- a CDS encoding ABC transporter ATP-binding protein has protein sequence MQSILSLSQVGKTYGSGHKALDHVDLEIRRGEIFALLGPNGAGKTTLISIICGIVTPSSGTILVDGHDAIRHPREARSRIGLVPQELSVDMFETVMATIRFSRGLFGKAPNQAVLDQVLKDLSLWDKRNSKIMELSGGMKRRVLIAKALAHEPDILFLDEPTAGVDVSLRRDMWKLIGKLRERGVTIILTTHYIEEAEEMADRVGVINKGQLLLVEEKAVLMQKLGKREMDLSLVEPLGAVPSELAEWQLTLADEGHRLRYTFDAQAERTGIPSLLRKLSELGIAFKDLDTSKSSLEDIFVDLVERRDTATQGAAA, from the coding sequence ATGCAATCGATCCTATCGCTTTCCCAGGTCGGCAAGACCTATGGCTCTGGGCACAAGGCGCTCGACCATGTCGATCTTGAAATCCGGCGAGGCGAGATCTTCGCGTTGCTGGGCCCGAACGGCGCGGGCAAGACGACGCTCATCTCGATCATCTGCGGGATCGTGACGCCCAGTTCGGGCACGATCCTGGTCGACGGGCATGATGCGATCCGCCACCCGCGCGAGGCGCGTAGCCGCATCGGGCTGGTGCCGCAGGAGTTGTCCGTCGACATGTTCGAGACGGTGATGGCGACAATCCGCTTCAGCCGTGGGCTGTTCGGCAAGGCTCCCAATCAGGCGGTGCTGGACCAGGTGCTCAAGGACCTGTCGCTGTGGGACAAGCGCAATTCCAAGATCATGGAGCTTTCAGGCGGCATGAAGCGCCGGGTGCTGATCGCCAAGGCGCTGGCGCACGAGCCCGACATCCTGTTCCTGGACGAGCCCACCGCGGGCGTCGACGTGTCGCTGCGCCGCGACATGTGGAAGCTGATCGGCAAGCTGCGCGAGCGCGGCGTCACCATCATCCTGACCACGCATTATATCGAAGAGGCCGAGGAGATGGCCGACCGAGTGGGCGTGATCAACAAGGGTCAATTGCTGCTGGTCGAGGAGAAGGCCGTGCTGATGCAGAAGCTGGGCAAGCGCGAGATGGACTTGTCGCTGGTCGAGCCACTGGGCGCCGTGCCGTCCGAGTTGGCGGAATGGCAGCTGACGCTCGCCGACGAGGGGCACCGGCTGCGCTATACGTTCGACGCGCAGGCCGAGCGTACCGGTATTCCCTCGCTGCTCCGGAAACTGTCCGAACTGGGCATCGCCTTCAAGGATCTCGACACCTCCAAGTCGAGCCTGGAGGATATCTTCGTCGATCTGGTCGAGCGTCGCGACACTGCTACTCAGGGAGCCGCGGCATGA
- a CDS encoding ABC transporter permease has product MTGLNLHGIWAIYKFEIARTMRTLWQSIATPVITTSLYFIVFGGAIGSRIDTIGDVNYGSFLVPGLIMLSLLTQSIANASIGIYFPKFTGTVFELLSAPISALEMVIGFVGAAATKSVVIGLIILVTSALFVPLRIDHPLAMIAFLLLTSITFSMFGFIIGIWAKGFEQLNIVPALLVTPLTFLGGAFYSIDMLPQPWRTVSLFNPVVYLVSGFRWSFFGQGDVSIGLSLGVTAAFLVLCLGLIVTIFRTGYRLKN; this is encoded by the coding sequence ATGACCGGCCTCAATCTTCACGGCATCTGGGCGATCTACAAGTTCGAGATCGCGCGCACGATGCGTACGTTGTGGCAGTCTATCGCCACGCCGGTGATCACCACCTCGCTGTACTTCATCGTGTTCGGCGGGGCGATCGGCAGCCGTATCGATACGATCGGAGACGTGAATTACGGCAGCTTCCTGGTGCCCGGGCTGATCATGCTGTCGCTGCTGACCCAGAGCATCGCCAACGCCTCGATCGGCATCTACTTCCCCAAATTTACTGGCACCGTGTTCGAGCTGCTGTCGGCGCCAATCTCGGCATTGGAGATGGTGATCGGCTTCGTCGGCGCGGCGGCGACCAAATCGGTGGTGATCGGGCTGATCATCCTGGTCACCTCGGCGTTGTTCGTGCCGCTGCGGATCGATCATCCGCTGGCGATGATCGCGTTCCTCCTGCTGACGTCGATCACCTTCTCGATGTTCGGGTTCATCATCGGCATCTGGGCCAAGGGGTTCGAGCAGCTGAACATCGTGCCGGCGCTGCTGGTGACGCCGCTGACCTTTCTGGGCGGCGCGTTCTATTCGATCGACATGCTGCCCCAGCCGTGGCGCACCGTGAGCCTGTTCAATCCGGTGGTGTATCTGGTGAGCGGCTTTCGCTGGAGCTTCTTCGGGCAGGGCGATGTCAGTATCGGCCTGAGCCTGGGGGTGACCGCGGCGTTCCTGGTGCTGTGCCTGGGGCTGATCGTGACGATCTTCCGGACCGGGTATCGGCTCAAGAACTAG
- a CDS encoding DsbA family protein: MNGKLLRPLALAGALILSATLGAAIYAWIARATAPQLAGTTIRQYLLDHPEVLPEAMDRLQARENARAEQAQATAQTAVGSQIQALAKPYAGAWAGNPNGDVTVVAFLDYACGYCRASLPGIAELLAKDPGVRVVYREYPVLGPESVVAARWALAAAEQGKFREFHEALYAAGSPTDAAIAGALAKAGLDKPAAERAAASKPVEGEILRNRQLGEKLAMTGTPSWVVGGKLLYGAQTYQGLATAVAAARGGK; encoded by the coding sequence ATGAACGGCAAATTGTTGCGTCCGCTGGCACTTGCCGGCGCGCTGATCCTGTCGGCGACGCTTGGCGCGGCGATCTATGCCTGGATTGCGCGCGCCACGGCGCCGCAACTAGCCGGTACGACCATCCGCCAATATTTGCTTGATCATCCCGAAGTGCTGCCCGAAGCGATGGACCGGCTTCAGGCGCGCGAGAATGCCCGTGCCGAACAGGCGCAGGCGACCGCACAGACGGCAGTGGGGAGCCAGATCCAAGCGTTGGCGAAACCCTATGCTGGCGCATGGGCGGGTAATCCGAACGGCGACGTGACTGTCGTCGCGTTTCTCGATTATGCCTGTGGCTATTGCCGCGCCAGCTTGCCGGGCATCGCCGAACTTCTCGCCAAGGACCCTGGGGTACGGGTCGTCTATCGGGAATATCCGGTGCTCGGGCCCGAGAGCGTGGTCGCCGCGCGCTGGGCGCTCGCCGCTGCCGAACAGGGCAAGTTCCGCGAGTTTCATGAAGCGCTCTACGCCGCCGGCAGCCCGACCGACGCGGCGATCGCAGGAGCTTTGGCGAAGGCCGGGCTCGACAAGCCGGCTGCCGAGCGCGCCGCGGCGTCCAAGCCGGTCGAAGGCGAAATCCTCCGCAACCGCCAGCTTGGGGAGAAGCTGGCGATGACCGGAACGCCGAGCTGGGTGGTCGGCGGTAAGCTCCTCTACGGGGCCCAGACCTATCAGGGCCTGGCGACGGCAGTAGCGGCAGCACGCGGCGGCAAATAG